One stretch of Vulgatibacter sp. DNA includes these proteins:
- a CDS encoding tol-pal system YbgF family protein produces MKSMFRVLAVAASLVSIGGPGVAGAAPAAQANKGGGKNADAAKAEAPAEQERTGPAEFTGGRPQLEESKRTAEADRKRDEAIEQLKAIIARLQPGPQKSDALFQLAEFWIEKSKYYYFQEWGELDKKLVSFRECQDAKGLDACGAEPKINNHQSELYRAEALRLYEQILKDSPTYMRKDEVLFALAVNLYEKGDKNGSIARYRDLVTQYPNSQFAGDAYVAMGEHYFAANELAKAEAAYEKALQASVNEPRIYNFALYKLSWCSFNAGDYEGSLKKLQEVVTRSEAAKTKNEVALKWEALRDMVLTWSQLGEVQKANIYYKSVTSREKARDYMSRLAGKYFGDKRSDLAIDTYALLIDEEPNDPRAPEYQSNIVRSYEDMRERDKVVEQMKVLVGNYKPGSAWAVANANNKAAIASAYDLTEGAMRELVTDYHQEAQKTKEVKTYRLAAGIYKDYLDSFADSDYAYNLRYYYAEILWTLEEWEDAAEQYELTYAKDPAGSYSKTAAYNALLAYEKLIAIDKGELERSKLADNQKVDENKSKGRAKTTKRVSASTISKDVKEEAIPKWEQKMIAACDRYAEIAAKDDRIPDSDEINVRYKSAFIYYDRKHFTEAANRFGDIILKWPTDPQAQKAADLSLNILEVKEEWYDLARLSRAFYENKKLARPGQKWTTELAKIMEGSQYKYIDLVVYKKDGKKAEAANMFKDFVKEFPKSQYAAQALRYAMIIFEEAKELDRGIEVGEQILTEYATSEHKAPAMLTLAGFYERTADFTKAAAYYKRYAYEWEESVGIRAREGDKKPNLKKPEDVIKAKAEEARRASDALYNAALWTEGLGRYDEAIALYREYIERYAKMKDGIPAETLAFNIALIREKSKDWSKAEAAFGEFVRNYEKSASAGTVFYARYKQALALQKLGKAGEAAKVLEVCAKEFPKISAKDKKNIDYIDAYAHSLFVMLEPKWKAYVNVKFDNVRTLKKQLQAKVKTTPEMEKAYADVLAVGSGDWGIAALTRIGMMYQDFARNFLDSPDPVGLDDEQLMMYRSELENRAFPLEEKAIEAYEKALAKSYELNVYNEFTLASQDALNRFKPGEYGEIRQVSFTGSEFFSGAPAATSLDATFGSAFDKKTVQADAEKPAEAQPVADAAKAEEKPADEKAAPAPEKKSGTLILDEAAAK; encoded by the coding sequence ATGAAGTCCATGTTCCGTGTGCTGGCGGTTGCCGCCAGCCTCGTCTCCATCGGCGGTCCCGGCGTTGCCGGTGCGGCCCCCGCTGCCCAGGCGAACAAGGGCGGCGGCAAGAATGCGGATGCCGCCAAGGCAGAGGCGCCCGCCGAGCAGGAGCGCACCGGTCCCGCCGAGTTCACCGGCGGCAGGCCGCAGCTCGAGGAGAGCAAGCGGACCGCCGAGGCGGACCGAAAGCGCGACGAAGCGATCGAGCAGCTCAAGGCGATCATCGCCCGCCTGCAGCCCGGTCCGCAGAAGAGCGACGCGCTCTTCCAGCTCGCCGAGTTCTGGATCGAGAAGTCGAAGTACTACTACTTCCAGGAGTGGGGCGAGCTCGACAAGAAGCTGGTGAGCTTCCGCGAGTGCCAGGACGCGAAGGGCCTCGATGCCTGCGGCGCCGAGCCCAAGATCAACAACCACCAGTCCGAGCTCTACCGCGCGGAGGCCCTGCGCCTCTACGAGCAGATCCTCAAGGACTCGCCCACGTACATGCGCAAGGACGAGGTGCTCTTCGCCCTCGCCGTGAACCTCTACGAGAAGGGCGACAAGAACGGCTCGATCGCGCGCTACCGCGACCTGGTCACCCAGTACCCGAACTCGCAGTTCGCCGGCGACGCCTACGTCGCCATGGGTGAGCACTATTTCGCCGCCAACGAGCTGGCGAAGGCGGAGGCCGCCTACGAGAAGGCGCTCCAGGCCAGCGTCAACGAGCCGCGCATCTACAACTTCGCGCTCTACAAGCTCTCCTGGTGCTCCTTCAACGCGGGTGACTACGAGGGCTCGCTGAAGAAGCTGCAGGAGGTGGTGACCCGCTCCGAGGCAGCCAAGACCAAGAACGAGGTGGCGCTGAAGTGGGAAGCGCTCCGCGACATGGTCCTCACCTGGTCCCAGCTGGGCGAGGTGCAGAAGGCGAACATCTACTACAAGAGCGTCACCTCGCGTGAGAAGGCCCGCGACTACATGTCGCGCCTCGCCGGCAAGTACTTCGGCGACAAGCGGTCCGACCTCGCGATCGACACCTACGCGCTCCTCATCGACGAGGAGCCGAACGACCCGCGCGCCCCCGAGTACCAGTCGAACATCGTTCGCTCGTACGAGGACATGCGCGAGCGCGACAAGGTCGTCGAGCAGATGAAGGTCCTGGTCGGCAACTACAAGCCGGGCTCCGCCTGGGCCGTTGCCAACGCCAACAACAAGGCGGCGATCGCCTCGGCGTACGACCTGACCGAAGGCGCGATGCGCGAGCTGGTGACCGACTACCACCAGGAGGCGCAGAAGACGAAGGAAGTGAAGACCTATCGTCTCGCCGCCGGCATCTACAAGGACTACCTCGACTCGTTCGCCGACTCGGACTACGCCTACAACCTCCGCTACTACTACGCGGAAATCCTCTGGACCCTGGAGGAGTGGGAAGACGCAGCCGAGCAGTACGAGCTGACCTACGCCAAGGATCCTGCAGGCTCCTACAGCAAGACCGCCGCGTACAACGCCCTGCTCGCCTACGAGAAGCTCATCGCCATCGACAAGGGTGAGCTCGAGCGGTCGAAGCTCGCCGACAACCAGAAGGTCGACGAGAACAAGAGCAAGGGTCGCGCGAAGACCACCAAGCGGGTGAGCGCCTCGACGATCTCCAAGGACGTCAAGGAAGAGGCCATCCCGAAGTGGGAGCAGAAGATGATCGCGGCGTGCGACCGGTACGCCGAGATCGCCGCCAAGGATGACCGCATCCCGGACAGCGACGAGATCAACGTCCGCTACAAGTCCGCGTTCATCTACTACGATCGCAAGCACTTCACCGAGGCCGCCAACCGGTTCGGCGACATCATCCTGAAGTGGCCGACCGATCCCCAGGCGCAGAAGGCCGCCGACCTCTCCTTGAACATCCTCGAGGTGAAGGAGGAGTGGTACGACCTGGCCCGCCTGTCCCGCGCGTTCTACGAGAACAAGAAGCTCGCCCGCCCTGGCCAGAAGTGGACCACCGAGCTCGCGAAGATCATGGAAGGGTCGCAGTACAAGTACATCGACCTCGTGGTCTACAAGAAGGACGGCAAGAAGGCGGAAGCGGCCAACATGTTCAAGGACTTCGTGAAGGAATTCCCGAAGTCGCAGTACGCAGCGCAGGCCCTCCGCTACGCGATGATCATCTTCGAGGAGGCCAAGGAGCTCGACCGCGGTATCGAGGTCGGTGAGCAGATCCTCACCGAGTACGCGACCAGCGAGCACAAGGCCCCGGCGATGCTGACCCTCGCCGGCTTCTACGAGCGCACCGCCGACTTCACCAAGGCCGCCGCGTACTACAAGCGCTACGCCTACGAGTGGGAGGAGTCGGTCGGCATCCGCGCCAGGGAAGGCGACAAGAAGCCGAACCTCAAGAAGCCCGAGGACGTGATCAAGGCCAAGGCCGAAGAGGCCCGCCGCGCGTCCGACGCCCTCTACAACGCGGCGCTCTGGACCGAGGGTCTGGGCCGCTACGACGAGGCGATCGCGCTCTACCGCGAGTACATCGAGCGCTACGCCAAGATGAAGGACGGCATCCCCGCCGAGACCCTGGCCTTCAACATCGCCCTCATCCGGGAGAAGTCGAAGGATTGGAGCAAGGCGGAGGCTGCCTTCGGCGAGTTCGTCAGGAACTACGAGAAGTCCGCGTCTGCAGGCACCGTCTTCTACGCCCGCTACAAGCAGGCCCTCGCCCTCCAGAAGCTGGGCAAGGCCGGCGAGGCGGCGAAGGTCCTCGAGGTCTGCGCGAAGGAGTTCCCGAAGATCTCGGCCAAGGACAAGAAGAACATCGACTACATCGACGCCTACGCCCACTCGCTCTTCGTGATGCTCGAGCCGAAGTGGAAGGCGTACGTGAACGTCAAGTTCGACAACGTCCGCACGCTGAAGAAGCAGCTCCAGGCGAAGGTGAAGACCACGCCCGAGATGGAGAAGGCCTACGCCGACGTCCTCGCGGTGGGCTCCGGCGACTGGGGTATCGCAGCCCTGACCCGCATCGGCATGATGTACCAGGACTTCGCCCGGAACTTCCTCGACTCGCCGGATCCGGTGGGCCTGGACGACGAGCAGCTCATGATGTACCGGAGCGAGCTCGAGAACCGCGCCTTCCCACTGGAAGAGAAGGCCATCGAGGCCTACGAGAAGGCCCTCGCCAAGTCCTACGAGCTGAACGTCTACAACGAGTTCACGCTCGCATCGCAGGACGCCCTCAACCGGTTCAAGCCGGGCGAGTACGGCGAGATCCGCCAGGTGAGCTTCACCGGCTCCGAGTTCTTCTCCGGCGCTCCGGCTGCCACCAGCCTGGATGCCACCTTCGGCTCGGCCTTCGACAAGAAGACCGTGCAGGCCGATGCGGAGAAGCCCGCCGAGGCGCAGCCCGTGGCTGACGCCGCCAAGGCGGAGGAGAAGCCGGCCGACGAGAAGGCGGCGCCCGCTCCGGAAAAGAAGAGCGGAACGCTGATTCTCGACGAGGCCGCTGCCAAGTAA
- a CDS encoding rhodanese-like domain-containing protein has translation MVRRPLEHPPVQALALAFFAGLLGLVVNAARSDGLPLDRPILAASGASAEATCAAPERHVAAIELAEARALHAAGAAFVDARPASDYALGHVPAAFHLPSRGEKPEAAQVIGALRGAATVVVYDDGASCALARHLGERLLEEGMADVRVMLGGFSGWQDAGEPAQSGLCEACEAVAEGAE, from the coding sequence ATGGTACGCCGCCCCCTCGAACACCCACCGGTGCAGGCCCTCGCCCTCGCCTTCTTCGCGGGTCTCCTCGGTCTCGTGGTGAACGCGGCACGGAGCGACGGGCTCCCCCTCGATCGGCCCATCCTCGCCGCTTCTGGCGCCTCCGCCGAGGCGACCTGCGCCGCCCCCGAGCGGCACGTCGCCGCCATCGAGCTGGCGGAGGCCCGCGCCCTCCACGCCGCCGGCGCCGCCTTCGTCGACGCGAGGCCCGCCAGCGACTACGCCCTCGGCCACGTGCCCGCAGCGTTCCATCTGCCCTCCCGTGGGGAGAAGCCGGAGGCGGCACAGGTGATCGGCGCCCTGCGCGGCGCGGCGACGGTGGTGGTCTACGACGACGGCGCCTCCTGCGCCCTCGCCCGCCACCTCGGCGAGCGCCTCCTGGAGGAGGGCATGGCGGACGTGCGGGTGATGCTCGGCGGCTTCAGCGGCTGGCAGGATGCAGGCGAACCGGCGCAGTCCGGGCTCTGCGAGGCCTGCGAAGCGGTGGCGGAGGGAGCGGAATGA
- a CDS encoding outer membrane beta-barrel domain-containing protein: MKTHANRILAGLLATALPSVALAQDTATQAEPAGATTLGSFEGVADTVDSENLRLHTVQRKSVSDGGKHEVVLYPAIAQLNSKFTSHLGAGAQYLYHLHENFALQAQGMYFYVSEQTAFTEELINTGRQAPQAATALTLLWAATGGFEVTPIYGKFAFYEGSLASFGLVLSAGAGVGGTQIQLQGASGDNGATFGDTGMKFVGQVGAGFRVRLNENFLVRLEVKDLVYTAKVDAINGCNLEDLTALHGGKSAVNASCADADFQQSGDVNLAKRLIEEPSSDVLNNVGVYGGVSYTF, encoded by the coding sequence ATGAAGACTCACGCGAATCGTATTCTCGCCGGGCTTCTGGCCACGGCGCTCCCCTCCGTCGCGCTCGCGCAGGACACCGCCACCCAGGCGGAGCCTGCCGGTGCAACGACCCTCGGTAGCTTCGAGGGCGTCGCGGATACCGTGGATTCGGAGAACCTGCGTCTGCACACCGTGCAGCGCAAGAGCGTCTCCGACGGTGGCAAGCACGAGGTCGTGCTCTATCCCGCCATCGCGCAGCTGAACTCCAAGTTCACCTCGCACCTCGGCGCCGGCGCCCAGTACCTGTACCACCTGCACGAGAACTTCGCGCTGCAGGCACAGGGCATGTACTTCTACGTGAGCGAGCAGACCGCGTTCACCGAAGAGCTCATCAACACCGGTCGCCAGGCCCCGCAGGCCGCCACCGCGCTCACGCTGCTGTGGGCTGCGACCGGCGGCTTCGAGGTCACCCCGATCTACGGCAAGTTCGCCTTCTACGAAGGCTCGCTTGCCAGCTTCGGCCTGGTGCTCAGCGCCGGCGCCGGCGTCGGCGGCACCCAGATCCAGCTCCAGGGTGCCAGCGGCGACAACGGCGCCACGTTCGGCGACACCGGCATGAAGTTCGTCGGCCAGGTGGGTGCGGGCTTCCGCGTCCGGCTGAACGAGAACTTCCTGGTGCGGCTCGAGGTGAAGGACCTCGTCTACACGGCGAAGGTCGACGCCATCAACGGCTGCAACCTCGAGGACCTCACCGCGCTCCACGGCGGTAAGTCTGCCGTCAACGCCTCGTGCGCCGACGCGGACTTCCAGCAGAGCGGCGACGTCAACCTCGCCAAGCGCCTGATCGAAGAGCCGTCCTCCGACGTGCTCAACAACGTCGGCGTGTACGGCGGCGTCTCGTACACCTTCTAA
- a CDS encoding AgmX/PglI C-terminal domain-containing protein: protein MIELKKAAGGDGKRSLLGGLKGRSAASLFYEELPDELRPTSGNRALEVALIWGDAIIEATQFEGGSVKIGGAQGNNFQVYAEGVENHVLATISGDSANLTAPNGGQIVVRRGGKDENAGSSASIGLNDRARMKVGTIEFVVRFTKPAARMKSGFFEGIDLYFTKVLSVSVMIHAVILAAMLVTPPAGELLAEDLFKNQNRFTKLILKAPEPQKKKLDLSGLKEGAKAKDDEGKFGKKEAKKEDADPSKKGAPKVDANKREEDRKKVLSAGLLGAMGPDDGAASNVFGPGGLGTGINNALGGLQGGAGMGDAHGVGGLGSRGTGPGGGGTGLGLGGLGTKGGGRGRGGYGSIDLGGKGKGSTRIIPGKTTVVGGLSKEVIGKVIRRHWNEIKYCYERELQKDPNLQGKVSVMFTIDGSGGVADASVTEDSVGSNGAVSRCMAQRIRRWKFPEPKGGGQVIVTYPWVFRAAGE from the coding sequence ATGATCGAGTTGAAGAAGGCAGCAGGTGGTGACGGCAAGCGTTCCCTTCTCGGTGGGTTGAAGGGCCGCAGCGCCGCTTCGCTCTTCTACGAAGAGCTTCCCGATGAGCTCCGGCCGACCAGCGGCAACCGGGCGCTCGAGGTCGCCCTGATCTGGGGCGACGCCATCATCGAGGCGACCCAGTTCGAAGGCGGGTCGGTCAAGATCGGCGGCGCCCAGGGCAACAACTTCCAGGTCTACGCCGAGGGCGTCGAGAACCACGTCCTCGCCACCATCTCCGGCGACAGCGCCAACCTGACCGCCCCCAACGGCGGCCAGATCGTGGTGCGCCGCGGTGGCAAGGACGAGAACGCCGGTTCCAGCGCGAGCATCGGTCTCAACGACCGGGCGCGGATGAAGGTCGGCACCATCGAGTTCGTGGTGCGCTTCACCAAGCCCGCGGCGCGGATGAAGTCCGGCTTCTTCGAGGGCATCGACCTCTACTTCACCAAGGTGCTCTCGGTCTCGGTGATGATCCACGCGGTGATCCTCGCCGCGATGCTGGTCACGCCGCCTGCCGGTGAGCTCCTCGCCGAGGACCTCTTCAAGAACCAGAACCGGTTCACGAAGCTCATCCTCAAGGCGCCCGAGCCCCAGAAGAAGAAGCTCGACCTCTCGGGCCTCAAGGAAGGCGCCAAGGCCAAGGACGACGAGGGCAAGTTCGGCAAGAAGGAGGCGAAGAAGGAAGACGCCGATCCTTCGAAGAAGGGCGCCCCCAAGGTCGACGCGAACAAGCGCGAAGAGGACCGCAAGAAGGTGCTCTCCGCCGGCCTCCTCGGCGCCATGGGCCCCGACGACGGCGCCGCGTCGAACGTCTTCGGTCCCGGCGGCCTCGGCACCGGCATCAACAACGCGCTCGGTGGCCTCCAGGGCGGCGCCGGCATGGGTGACGCCCACGGCGTCGGCGGCCTCGGTTCCCGTGGCACCGGCCCCGGTGGCGGCGGTACCGGCCTCGGCCTCGGCGGCCTGGGCACCAAGGGTGGCGGTCGCGGCCGTGGCGGTTACGGCTCGATCGATCTCGGCGGCAAGGGCAAGGGCTCGACCCGCATCATTCCGGGCAAGACCACCGTCGTCGGCGGCCTCTCCAAGGAGGTCATCGGCAAGGTGATTCGTCGCCACTGGAACGAGATCAAGTACTGCTACGAGCGCGAGCTGCAGAAGGATCCCAACCTCCAGGGCAAGGTTTCGGTGATGTTCACCATCGACGGCTCTGGCGGTGTGGCGGATGCATCCGTGACCGAGGACAGCGTCGGCAGCAACGGCGCGGTTTCGCGGTGCATGGCCCAGCGCATCCGTCGTTGGAAGTTCCCGGAGCCGAAGGGCGGCGGCCAGGTGATCGTGACGTATCCCTGGGTGTTCCGCGCTGCCGGTGAGTAA
- a CDS encoding tetratricopeptide repeat protein, with protein sequence MRTSKILLAVLAGSLAAACASAPPPKPKVTEIVKPKEETAEELFTKGVAAMNEKNWDAARDAFAKAAGKDASLANAHYNLGIIAEEKGDLGGAEQSYRSALQANPQHKGAILNLGRVLRQRGGLADAAKLYEEALKADEFDVDYLNNVAVVYRLQKRYDEAVGALRKLLSRTPKNPEAYKNLGLVYYDQGNYRLSEFVLVEAKKLDEKDAGVWNNLGMISLQSDDRRKALGQFQKAVELDPACYSCNMNVGAVALAFRDYKAAHTSFIKAAELEPNNYEVHLMDGFALTGLKKAPEAVKSFEKVTQLRGNHPEAVFGMAELYYGPLKDLNKSKQLFQSYLSLPGDLPRRETAQQRLQVIDMKIQAGAAAQQAAEPEPEEPKLRTGGDSEDAGNTDFLEGVEQAPEGEEMPQGEAMPEEGDAALEGDAAADADAEAEATEAPAPAPAE encoded by the coding sequence ATGCGTACGAGCAAGATTCTCCTGGCCGTTCTCGCCGGTTCGCTGGCAGCCGCCTGCGCCAGCGCTCCGCCGCCGAAGCCCAAGGTGACGGAGATCGTCAAGCCCAAGGAAGAGACCGCTGAGGAGCTCTTCACCAAGGGCGTGGCGGCGATGAACGAGAAGAACTGGGACGCGGCCCGCGATGCCTTTGCGAAGGCAGCGGGCAAGGACGCCTCCCTCGCCAACGCCCACTACAACCTCGGCATCATCGCCGAGGAGAAGGGCGATCTCGGCGGCGCGGAGCAGTCCTACCGCAGCGCGCTGCAGGCGAACCCGCAGCACAAGGGCGCGATCCTCAACCTCGGCCGGGTTCTCCGGCAGCGGGGCGGCCTCGCCGACGCGGCGAAGCTCTACGAGGAGGCGCTGAAGGCGGACGAGTTCGACGTCGACTACCTGAACAACGTCGCCGTCGTCTACCGGTTGCAGAAGCGCTACGACGAGGCCGTCGGTGCGCTCCGCAAGCTGCTGTCGCGCACGCCGAAGAACCCCGAGGCCTACAAGAACCTCGGCCTGGTCTACTACGACCAGGGCAACTACCGCCTCTCGGAGTTCGTTCTCGTCGAAGCCAAGAAGCTCGACGAGAAGGACGCCGGCGTGTGGAACAACCTGGGCATGATCTCGCTCCAGAGCGACGATCGCCGCAAGGCCCTGGGCCAGTTCCAGAAGGCAGTGGAGCTCGATCCGGCCTGCTACAGCTGCAACATGAACGTCGGCGCGGTGGCCCTGGCCTTCCGCGACTACAAGGCGGCCCACACCTCCTTCATCAAGGCGGCGGAGCTCGAGCCGAACAACTACGAAGTCCATCTGATGGACGGCTTCGCCCTCACCGGCCTCAAGAAGGCCCCCGAGGCGGTGAAGTCCTTCGAGAAGGTGACGCAGCTCCGGGGCAACCACCCCGAGGCAGTCTTCGGCATGGCCGAGCTCTACTACGGGCCCCTCAAGGATCTGAACAAGTCCAAGCAGCTCTTCCAGAGCTACCTGTCGCTCCCCGGGGACCTCCCGCGTCGTGAGACGGCACAGCAGCGCCTCCAGGTGATCGACATGAAGATCCAGGCAGGCGCCGCTGCGCAGCAGGCCGCGGAGCCCGAGCCGGAGGAGCCGAAGCTCCGCACCGGTGGCGACAGCGAGGACGCCGGCAACACCGACTTCCTCGAGGGCGTCGAGCAGGCTCCCGAAGGCGAGGAGATGCCCCAGGGCGAGGCGATGCCGGAAGAGGGCGATGCCGCCCTGGAAGGCGACGCCGCAGCCGACGCGGATGCGGAAGCGGAGGCCACCGAGGCCCCCGCCCCGGCTCCCGCAGAGTGA
- the rplC gene encoding 50S ribosomal protein L3: MSTFRGKGLLGTKIGMTSVFNENGDQVPVTVVRAGPNVILGLKPVVAEGEINVRVGFGQKREKLLNKPELGVFKKLGLAPSRYVREFRLKQAEAEGLEVGGTWGAEIFPMGAWLDVTGVSKGKGFAGVMKRHNMAGQGARGSHGVHEYHRHVGAIGQRKTPGRVFPGKRMPGHMGVDRITVRNLQVVGVDEEQNLLLIRGAIPGHNDGLVVVRPAIKPPRAKKVETTKRPINPMKASKGRG, encoded by the coding sequence ATGAGCACGTTTCGTGGTAAGGGCCTGCTCGGCACGAAGATCGGCATGACCTCGGTCTTCAACGAGAACGGCGATCAGGTCCCCGTCACCGTCGTTCGCGCCGGCCCCAACGTCATCCTCGGCCTCAAGCCCGTCGTCGCCGAGGGCGAGATCAACGTTCGCGTGGGCTTCGGCCAGAAGCGCGAGAAGCTTCTCAACAAGCCCGAGCTCGGCGTCTTCAAGAAGCTCGGCCTCGCCCCCAGCCGCTACGTCCGCGAGTTCCGCCTGAAGCAGGCGGAGGCCGAGGGCCTCGAGGTCGGCGGCACCTGGGGTGCCGAGATCTTCCCGATGGGCGCGTGGCTCGACGTCACCGGCGTCAGCAAGGGCAAGGGCTTCGCCGGCGTGATGAAGCGCCACAACATGGCAGGCCAGGGCGCCCGCGGTTCGCACGGTGTCCACGAGTACCACCGCCACGTCGGCGCCATCGGCCAGCGCAAGACGCCGGGCCGCGTCTTCCCGGGCAAGCGCATGCCGGGTCACATGGGCGTGGACCGGATCACCGTCCGCAACCTCCAGGTCGTCGGCGTGGACGAGGAGCAGAACCTGCTCCTGATCCGCGGCGCGATCCCCGGTCACAACGACGGCCTCGTCGTGGTCCGCCCGGCCATCAAGCCGCCGCGCGCCAAGAAGGTCGAGACCACCAAGCGTCCGATCAACCCGATGAAGGCTTCGAAGGGCCGCGGCTAA
- a CDS encoding tetratricopeptide repeat protein gives MRNISKTLCGVLVAAALAVPSIAIAQADLTPAIQAYNAGQFDRAAAYMHDFIAQSGATAERAKAEFYLGQTLEKMGLYQSALYTYANILKEGPAHPHYVQAVEGIVDVSEALDDDLFVPSLFDKEYNDEFQRLRPEYLQKVNYMVGMVSYRAGRLEDAEAFLGVVPPENSYYARARYLLGIVSIAKGQQGGNLEGASQEALGYFNEVLSLQNSLKLTYLELNDLRDLSRLGMARTYYGLGDYANAVKFYEAVPRFSPHWDQALFENGWARFFNDDYGGALGTLQALHAPQFEGAFAPESWTLKSTIYYTACLYDEAKDALGKYTQNYTTVPARVQPLLDEGREFAYYWGLISQASQRTKLPRAVYNYLAGNKRVSGFQRYINQLESEKSKLMASGPLKNSALQAEMIQVIDQQKNILENVAGKFIRARLEDAVATIRHFDAQAEIIKFETAKAEKERLERGAEFEARLASQTLERPVIPAEDYEYWNFQNEFWLDEIGYYQFTLKNACAQPEQE, from the coding sequence ATGCGCAACATCAGCAAGACCCTGTGCGGCGTGCTCGTCGCTGCGGCTTTGGCGGTGCCGAGCATCGCCATCGCGCAGGCGGACCTCACGCCCGCCATCCAGGCCTACAACGCGGGCCAGTTCGACCGCGCCGCCGCCTACATGCACGATTTCATCGCGCAGAGTGGCGCCACCGCGGAGCGGGCGAAGGCGGAGTTCTACCTCGGGCAGACGCTCGAGAAGATGGGCCTCTACCAGAGCGCGCTCTACACCTACGCGAACATCCTCAAGGAAGGTCCCGCGCACCCGCACTACGTGCAGGCCGTCGAGGGGATCGTCGATGTCTCCGAGGCGCTGGACGACGACCTCTTCGTCCCGTCGCTCTTCGACAAGGAGTACAACGACGAGTTCCAGCGGCTGCGGCCGGAGTACCTCCAGAAGGTGAACTACATGGTCGGCATGGTCTCGTACCGTGCAGGCCGTCTCGAGGACGCCGAGGCGTTCCTCGGGGTGGTTCCCCCGGAGAACTCCTACTACGCGCGGGCCCGCTACCTCCTCGGCATCGTGTCGATCGCCAAGGGGCAGCAGGGCGGGAACCTCGAGGGTGCCTCGCAGGAGGCGCTCGGCTACTTCAACGAGGTCCTCTCGCTGCAGAACAGCCTCAAGCTCACCTACCTCGAGCTCAACGACCTCCGCGACCTCTCGCGCCTCGGCATGGCCCGGACCTACTACGGTCTCGGTGACTACGCCAACGCGGTGAAGTTCTACGAGGCGGTGCCGCGCTTCTCGCCGCACTGGGATCAGGCGCTCTTCGAGAACGGCTGGGCCCGCTTCTTCAACGACGACTACGGCGGGGCGCTCGGCACCCTGCAGGCGCTCCACGCGCCGCAGTTCGAGGGCGCCTTCGCTCCCGAGTCGTGGACGCTGAAGTCGACCATCTACTACACGGCCTGCCTGTACGACGAGGCGAAGGACGCCCTCGGCAAGTACACGCAGAACTACACGACCGTGCCGGCCCGGGTGCAGCCGCTCCTGGACGAGGGTCGTGAGTTCGCCTACTACTGGGGCCTCATCTCCCAGGCTTCGCAGCGCACCAAGCTGCCCCGCGCGGTCTACAACTACCTCGCGGGCAACAAGCGCGTCTCCGGCTTCCAGCGCTACATCAACCAGCTGGAGAGCGAGAAGTCGAAGCTGATGGCCAGCGGCCCGCTGAAGAACTCGGCGCTGCAGGCCGAGATGATCCAGGTCATCGACCAGCAGAAGAACATCCTCGAGAACGTCGCCGGCAAGTTCATCCGCGCCCGCCTCGAGGACGCCGTCGCGACCATCCGCCACTTCGACGCACAGGCCGAGATCATCAAGTTCGAGACGGCCAAGGCAGAGAAGGAGCGGCTCGAGCGGGGCGCCGAGTTCGAGGCGCGCCTGGCGTCGCAGACGCTGGAGCGGCCGGTGATTCCTGCCGAGGACTACGAGTACTGGAATTTCCAGAACGAGTTCTGGCTCGACGAGATCGGCTACTACCAGTTCACGCTGAAGAACGCCTGCGCCCAGCCGGAGCAGGAGTAG
- a CDS encoding outer membrane beta-barrel domain-containing protein, which translates to MERLVNRSLLTILATLLVAAVLAPDFARAEDVVERVVVRNRKHTTWQKFEVTPTVGFTLTNRLTSHTNFQLGLAYNFSEAWALELRPGFALGSITDVGDQARPKIYENDPFASGNTNLKVDDFQDMWTMEWQALLMPRWTPIYGKLNLVTELPIHFQAYLTAGGGAVGLKRESIAYCQNGATDSGSRGAECRGYLEESKATWAASAGGGFRFFISDAVLLRLEMFDIVHPDEYRTGIVLQEAEREQPGADPQAGKLEQGITNVLMFNVGASVVF; encoded by the coding sequence ATGGAAAGACTTGTGAACCGGAGCCTGCTCACAATCCTGGCCACCCTCCTCGTCGCTGCGGTACTCGCCCCGGACTTTGCCCGGGCCGAAGACGTGGTGGAGCGCGTGGTCGTCCGCAACCGCAAGCACACCACCTGGCAGAAGTTCGAGGTCACGCCGACGGTCGGGTTCACCCTGACCAACCGGCTGACCAGCCACACGAACTTCCAGTTGGGTCTGGCCTACAACTTCTCGGAGGCCTGGGCACTCGAGCTGCGGCCGGGCTTCGCGCTCGGCTCCATCACCGACGTCGGTGATCAGGCGCGTCCCAAGATCTACGAGAACGACCCGTTCGCCTCGGGCAACACCAACCTGAAGGTCGACGACTTCCAGGACATGTGGACGATGGAGTGGCAGGCGCTGCTGATGCCGCGCTGGACCCCCATCTACGGCAAGCTCAATCTCGTGACCGAGCTGCCGATCCACTTCCAGGCGTACCTGACCGCAGGCGGTGGCGCCGTCGGGCTGAAGCGCGAGTCGATCGCCTACTGCCAGAACGGCGCGACTGACTCGGGCAGCCGCGGCGCCGAGTGCCGGGGCTACCTCGAGGAATCGAAGGCGACCTGGGCGGCCTCCGCCGGTGGTGGCTTCCGGTTCTTCATCAGCGACGCCGTGCTGCTGCGGCTCGAGATGTTCGACATCGTCCATCCCGACGAGTACCGCACCGGCATCGTCCTGCAGGAAGCCGAGCGCGAGCAGCCCGGGGCCGATCCCCAGGCCGGCAAGCTCGAGCAGGGCATCACCAACGTCCTCATGTTCAACGTCGGCGCCTCCGTCGTCTTCTAA